A window of Cellulomonas fimi contains these coding sequences:
- a CDS encoding cold-shock protein, whose translation MAQGTVKWFNAEKGYGFITPTGGGQDLFVHFSAIQVDGYRTLEEGQQVDFEVGQGTKGPQAEQVRPV comes from the coding sequence ATGGCCCAGGGCACCGTGAAGTGGTTCAACGCGGAGAAGGGGTACGGCTTCATCACCCCGACCGGCGGAGGTCAGGACCTCTTCGTGCATTTCAGCGCCATCCAGGTCGACGGCTACCGGACCCTCGAGGAGGGCCAGCAGGTCGACTTCGAGGTCGGTCAGGGCACGAAGGGCCCGCAGGCCGAGCAGGTTCGTCCCGTCTGA
- a CDS encoding phage tail protein, whose amino-acid sequence MAEFTVNAGRFDPYKNFKFRVKWDGKYVAGVSKVGALKKTTEVVKHRHGGDPSSSRKSPGRTEFEAITLERGVTHDVEFEQWANKVWNFGSGLGAEVSLKDFRKDVIIELYNEAGQLAISYRVFRCWVSEFQALPDLDANANAVAIQTLKLENEGWERDYAVTEPTEPSFVEP is encoded by the coding sequence GTGGCTGAGTTCACCGTCAACGCCGGCCGGTTCGACCCGTACAAGAACTTCAAGTTCCGGGTGAAGTGGGACGGCAAGTACGTCGCGGGCGTGTCGAAGGTCGGCGCGCTCAAGAAGACCACCGAGGTGGTCAAGCACCGGCACGGCGGGGACCCGTCGAGCTCGCGCAAGTCGCCCGGGCGCACCGAGTTCGAGGCGATCACCCTCGAGCGCGGCGTCACGCACGACGTCGAGTTCGAGCAGTGGGCCAACAAGGTGTGGAACTTCGGCTCCGGCCTCGGCGCGGAGGTGTCGCTCAAGGACTTCCGCAAGGACGTCATCATCGAGCTCTACAACGAGGCCGGGCAGCTCGCGATCTCCTACCGCGTGTTCCGGTGCTGGGTGTCGGAGTTCCAGGCGCTGCCCGACCTCGACGCGAACGCGAACGCGGTCGCCATCCAGACGCTCAAGCTCGAGAACGAGGGCTGGGAACGGGACTACGCGGTGACCGAGCCGACCGAGCCGTCCTTCGTCGAGCCGTGA
- the groL gene encoding chaperonin GroEL (60 kDa chaperone family; promotes refolding of misfolded polypeptides especially under stressful conditions; forms two stacked rings of heptamers to form a barrel-shaped 14mer; ends can be capped by GroES; misfolded proteins enter the barrel where they are refolded when GroES binds), giving the protein MAKIIAFNEEARRGIERGLNTLADTVKVTLGPKGRNVVLDKKWGAPTITNDGVSIAKEIDLEDPFEKIGAELVKEVAKKTDDVAGDGTTTATVLAQALVREGLRNVAAGANPIALKKGIEKAVEAVTTQLLAQAKEVETKEEIAATAAISAGDTAIGELIAEALDKVGKEGVITVEESSALGLELELTEGMRFDKGFLSAYFVTDPERQEAVLEDAFVLLVESKISNVKDLLPLLEKVIQAGKPLFIVAEDIEGEALATLVVNKLKGTFKSIAVKAPGFGDRRKAMLQDIAILTGGQVVSETVGLKLDTVGLEVLGTARKVVVTKDETTIVEGAGDAAQIAGRVSQIRAEIENSDSDYDREKLQERLAKLAGGVAVIKAGAATEVELKERKHRIEDAVRNAKAAVEEGIVAGGGVALIQAGALAFEKLDLEGDELTGALIVKSAIEAPLKQIAVNAGLEGGVVAEKVRNLPTGHGLNAATNTYEDLLAAGVNDPVKVTRSALQNASSIAALFLTTEAVVADKPEKAPALPAGGGDDFGGGF; this is encoded by the coding sequence ATGGCCAAGATCATTGCCTTCAACGAGGAGGCCCGCCGCGGCATCGAGCGGGGTCTCAACACCCTCGCCGACACCGTCAAGGTCACCCTGGGCCCCAAGGGCCGCAACGTCGTCCTGGACAAGAAGTGGGGCGCCCCCACGATCACCAACGACGGTGTCTCCATCGCCAAGGAGATCGACCTCGAGGACCCGTTCGAGAAGATCGGCGCGGAGCTCGTCAAGGAGGTCGCGAAGAAGACCGACGACGTCGCCGGTGACGGCACGACGACGGCGACCGTCCTCGCCCAGGCGCTCGTCCGCGAGGGCCTGCGCAACGTGGCCGCGGGTGCGAACCCGATCGCGCTGAAGAAGGGCATCGAGAAGGCCGTCGAGGCCGTCACGACGCAGCTCCTCGCGCAGGCCAAGGAGGTCGAGACCAAGGAGGAGATCGCCGCCACGGCCGCCATCTCCGCCGGTGACACCGCGATCGGCGAGCTCATCGCCGAGGCCCTCGACAAGGTGGGCAAGGAGGGTGTCATCACGGTCGAGGAGTCGTCCGCGCTGGGCCTCGAGCTCGAGCTCACCGAGGGCATGCGCTTCGACAAGGGCTTCCTGTCCGCGTACTTCGTGACCGACCCCGAGCGTCAGGAGGCCGTCCTCGAGGACGCGTTCGTCCTGCTCGTCGAGTCGAAGATCTCGAACGTCAAGGACCTGCTGCCGCTGCTGGAGAAGGTCATCCAGGCCGGCAAGCCGCTGTTCATCGTCGCCGAGGACATCGAGGGTGAGGCCTTGGCCACGCTCGTCGTGAACAAGCTCAAGGGCACGTTCAAGTCCATCGCCGTCAAGGCGCCGGGCTTCGGCGACCGCCGCAAGGCCATGCTGCAGGACATCGCCATCCTCACCGGTGGCCAGGTCGTCTCCGAGACCGTCGGCCTCAAGCTCGACACGGTCGGCCTCGAGGTCCTCGGCACGGCGCGCAAGGTCGTCGTCACCAAGGACGAGACCACGATCGTCGAGGGTGCCGGCGACGCCGCGCAGATCGCCGGTCGCGTCTCGCAGATCCGCGCCGAGATCGAGAACTCGGACTCGGACTACGACCGCGAGAAGCTCCAGGAGCGCCTCGCCAAGCTCGCCGGCGGCGTCGCCGTCATCAAGGCGGGCGCGGCCACCGAGGTCGAGCTCAAGGAGCGCAAGCACCGCATCGAGGACGCCGTCCGCAACGCGAAGGCGGCCGTGGAGGAGGGCATCGTCGCCGGTGGTGGCGTGGCCCTCATCCAGGCCGGCGCGCTCGCGTTCGAGAAGCTGGACCTCGAGGGTGACGAGCTCACCGGTGCCCTGATCGTGAAGTCCGCGATCGAGGCCCCGCTCAAGCAGATCGCCGTCAACGCCGGTCTCGAGGGCGGCGTCGTGGCCGAGAAGGTCCGCAACCTCCCGACGGGTCACGGCCTCAACGCCGCGACCAACACGTACGAGGACCTGCTGGCCGCCGGCGTCAACGACCCGGTCAAGGTCACGCGCTCCGCGCTGCAGAACGCGTCGTCCATCGCGGCGCTCTTCCTCACCACCGAGGCCGTCGTGGCCGACAAGCCCGAGAAGGCCCCGGCCCTCCCGGCCGGCGGTGGCGACGACTTCGGCGGCGGCTTCTGA
- a CDS encoding phage tail sheath family protein has translation MTITPTYPGVYITEVPSGNRTITGVATAVTAFVGVAPRGPVDEPVPIASFSDFERLFGGLSRGRGLGYAVRDFYLNGGGPALVVRVAAADAAVATFALDDLDLVASGPGAWANTLQVVVSSPASTAEADDIAAGQGGDVTGADLFTLAVHDGDPAQTDPLEVYLNVTVVDGPRQVDRVLDSSLLLAVDGTLPTTRPADGTYVVGTAGADGGAVDSDDYVGTGFQTAKRGLYALELADLVNIVVLPPPTPGGDLPDDVWAPALAYAVERRAFLVVDPPGALTTGDAPGFAASVGLTGTATRNAAFYFPRVRHADPLRNGAIDTFAPGGALAGVMARTDGSRGVWKAPAGLEAGLTGVVDLAVNLTNDENGTLNRVGVNALRAFREAGSVVWGARTVRGADALADDYKYVPVRRLALFLEESLYRGTQWVVFEPNDEPLWSQIRLSVGAFLQDLFRKGAFQGSTPRDAYFVKCDAETTTQYDIDRGIVNIQVGFAPLKPAEFVLISIQQKTAAAAV, from the coding sequence ATGACCATCACCCCGACGTACCCGGGCGTCTACATCACGGAGGTCCCGAGCGGGAACCGCACGATCACCGGGGTCGCGACGGCGGTCACGGCCTTCGTGGGCGTCGCGCCGCGCGGCCCGGTCGACGAGCCCGTGCCGATCGCGAGCTTCTCCGACTTCGAGCGCCTGTTCGGCGGCCTCTCGCGCGGGCGCGGGCTCGGCTACGCGGTGCGCGACTTCTACCTCAACGGCGGCGGGCCCGCGCTCGTCGTGCGGGTGGCGGCGGCCGACGCGGCCGTGGCGACGTTCGCGCTCGACGACCTGGACCTCGTCGCGTCCGGCCCGGGCGCGTGGGCGAACACGCTGCAGGTCGTCGTGTCGTCGCCCGCGTCGACGGCCGAGGCCGACGACATCGCGGCCGGTCAGGGCGGCGACGTCACCGGAGCGGACCTGTTCACGCTCGCGGTGCACGACGGCGACCCCGCGCAGACCGACCCGCTCGAGGTGTACCTCAACGTGACGGTGGTCGACGGGCCGCGGCAGGTCGACCGGGTCCTGGACTCGTCGCTGCTGCTGGCGGTCGACGGGACGCTCCCGACGACGCGGCCCGCGGACGGCACGTACGTCGTGGGCACGGCGGGCGCGGACGGCGGCGCGGTCGACTCGGACGACTACGTCGGCACCGGGTTCCAGACGGCGAAGCGCGGGCTGTACGCGCTGGAGCTGGCCGACCTCGTCAACATCGTCGTGCTGCCCCCGCCGACGCCCGGCGGGGACCTGCCGGACGACGTGTGGGCGCCGGCGCTCGCCTACGCGGTGGAACGTCGGGCCTTCCTCGTCGTCGACCCGCCGGGTGCGCTGACCACGGGCGACGCCCCCGGGTTCGCGGCGTCGGTCGGCCTGACCGGGACCGCGACCCGCAACGCCGCGTTCTACTTCCCGCGCGTGCGGCACGCGGACCCGCTGCGCAACGGCGCGATCGACACGTTCGCACCGGGCGGCGCGCTCGCGGGCGTGATGGCCCGGACCGACGGCTCGCGCGGCGTGTGGAAGGCGCCCGCGGGGCTCGAGGCGGGGCTGACCGGGGTCGTCGACCTCGCGGTCAACCTGACCAACGACGAGAACGGCACGCTGAACCGGGTCGGCGTCAACGCGCTGCGCGCGTTCCGCGAGGCCGGCTCGGTCGTGTGGGGCGCGCGCACCGTGCGCGGCGCGGACGCGCTCGCCGACGACTACAAGTACGTGCCGGTCCGGCGGCTCGCGCTGTTCCTCGAGGAGAGCCTGTACCGCGGCACGCAGTGGGTCGTGTTCGAGCCGAACGACGAGCCGCTGTGGTCGCAGATCCGGCTGTCCGTCGGGGCGTTCCTCCAGGACCTGTTCCGCAAGGGCGCGTTCCAGGGCTCGACGCCGCGCGACGCGTACTTCGTCAAGTGCGACGCGGAGACCACGACGCAGTACGACATCGACCGGGGCATCGTGAACATCCAGGTCGGCTTCGCTCCGCTCAAGCCCGCGGAGTTCGTGCTCATCTCCATCCAGCAGAAGACCGCCGCGGCTGCGGTGTAG
- a CDS encoding DUF4255 domain-containing protein, with product MSNVLAIAAVTSTIRHVLHESLSWQPDPVGGADVTTLHPSHLAVDDDAPGSDSAGLNVYLYQVTPNHAWNLSDLPTRSSSGVLTHRPVAALDLHYLVTAYGDEAALEPQRLLARGTLALAVTPVLTKDVIEDAIDKFGSGATAFLDHSDLADQAELVKLSPTPLTLEEISKLWGVLGAPYLLSQAYTATVVLLEPDLPVNRPLPVLERALGVRTFTQARLAAVEVAGGGPAVTGATLTLVGSGLLGEGTTTVTLGGRRLTPEPGARSDRLVVAVTDRVPAGAHRVQVDHVQPADPVSGEPERVRGRSNGLPLALVPTITNVTRPAGLVRVRVTPALREGQRATVTFGRLTGGAPGDPGVVTVTFPPAGPLVEPANPADPVPPSVLDVDEAALTAGTWLVRVAVDGVESVPTASAGTYDGPAVTLP from the coding sequence GTGAGCAACGTCCTGGCGATCGCGGCGGTCACGTCGACGATCCGGCACGTGCTGCACGAGTCGCTGTCCTGGCAGCCCGACCCCGTGGGCGGCGCGGACGTCACGACGCTGCACCCGTCGCACCTGGCGGTCGACGACGACGCCCCCGGCTCGGACAGCGCCGGGCTCAACGTGTACCTGTACCAGGTCACGCCGAACCACGCGTGGAACCTCTCGGACCTGCCGACGCGCTCGTCGTCGGGGGTCCTCACGCACCGCCCGGTGGCGGCGCTCGACCTGCACTACCTCGTCACGGCGTACGGCGACGAGGCCGCGCTCGAGCCGCAGCGGCTGCTCGCGCGCGGGACGCTCGCGCTCGCGGTGACCCCGGTGCTGACGAAGGACGTGATCGAGGACGCGATCGACAAGTTCGGGTCCGGCGCGACGGCGTTCCTCGACCACAGCGACCTCGCGGACCAGGCGGAGCTCGTCAAGCTCAGCCCGACGCCCCTCACGCTCGAGGAGATCTCGAAGCTGTGGGGCGTGCTCGGTGCGCCGTACCTGCTGTCGCAGGCGTACACGGCGACCGTGGTGCTGCTCGAGCCCGACCTGCCGGTGAACCGGCCGCTGCCCGTGCTGGAGCGCGCGCTCGGCGTGCGGACCTTCACGCAGGCGCGGCTCGCGGCGGTGGAGGTGGCGGGCGGCGGGCCGGCCGTCACGGGCGCGACGCTCACGCTCGTCGGATCGGGGCTGCTGGGCGAGGGCACGACCACCGTGACCCTGGGCGGGCGGCGGCTGACCCCCGAGCCCGGGGCGCGGTCCGACCGGCTCGTGGTCGCCGTGACGGACCGCGTCCCCGCGGGGGCGCACCGCGTGCAGGTCGACCACGTGCAGCCCGCCGACCCGGTGAGCGGCGAGCCCGAGCGCGTGCGCGGCCGGTCCAACGGCCTGCCGCTCGCGCTCGTCCCGACGATCACGAACGTGACGCGGCCCGCGGGGCTCGTCCGGGTCCGCGTGACGCCCGCGCTGCGGGAGGGGCAGCGGGCGACGGTGACGTTCGGCCGTCTCACGGGCGGCGCCCCCGGCGACCCGGGCGTGGTCACGGTGACGTTCCCGCCCGCCGGGCCGCTGGTCGAGCCCGCGAACCCCGCCGACCCGGTGCCGCCGTCCGTGCTCGACGTCGACGAGGCCGCGCTGACCGCGGGGACGTGGCTGGTGCGGGTCGCGGTCGACGGCGTGGAGTCGGTGCCCACCGCGAGCGCCGGCACGTACGACGGTCCGGCGGTGACGCTGCCGTGA
- a CDS encoding glycoside hydrolase family 15: MPGHTGVVDDVVDAVTVPSARATTDPVRPAGRPARTSPDPAAPRPAAPRAASPRPRPVRTRTPLVRAATATVGSLVALAVLAAHLPPDGRSGPRTAPAAAVVGPPTAWAQIPLYQETVTLLPDGTRTEVRSGTDPTFLAGSRVLDPAAATLAQAVGASSAATLTSRGETGAAAVAQEQRQWLDAGTVPGAGGPYEPMARAALLDLHTLLLPNGAAVAGWSERWRYVWPRDAAFVSVALARTGHTADALDVLAFLDDVQAADGSFQARYLPDGSGPPDDRGVQTDGTGWALWAAGLVVAELDDPEQRAAAAHRLRPLVVRSTQHATALVARTGLPPASPDYWEVPERALTLGTVVPLVAGLQQADGLLRLTGDVALADAAARAATRTQVATIREFGGSGYARYAAGGHADAATAFLLTPFLRMPAPGAHDAWLASVPTMRRPASGLAPGAGWRDDGVSWTPQTSLYAWVAAENGEPGLAHGWLDFLDAHRTTAGSIPEKVLGDGSPAAVAPLAWSAACVLLALDALDAAASTTTPHTAPLPR, from the coding sequence GTGCCAGGTCACACCGGGGTGGTCGACGACGTCGTCGACGCCGTCACCGTGCCGTCGGCGCGAGCGACGACGGACCCCGTCCGCCCGGCCGGCCGTCCCGCCCGGACGTCGCCCGACCCGGCCGCACCCCGCCCCGCCGCGCCTCGGGCTGCGAGCCCGCGACCGCGCCCGGTGCGCACCCGGACGCCGCTCGTCCGCGCCGCCACCGCGACCGTCGGGAGCCTCGTCGCACTGGCCGTCCTCGCCGCGCACCTCCCGCCGGACGGCCGCTCGGGACCGCGCACCGCACCGGCCGCCGCAGTCGTCGGCCCACCGACGGCGTGGGCGCAGATCCCGCTGTACCAGGAGACAGTCACGCTGCTGCCCGACGGCACGCGCACCGAGGTCCGCAGCGGCACCGACCCGACGTTCCTCGCGGGCTCGCGCGTGCTCGACCCCGCGGCGGCGACGCTCGCGCAGGCGGTCGGCGCGTCGTCGGCGGCGACCCTGACGTCCCGGGGCGAAACGGGTGCCGCCGCGGTCGCCCAGGAGCAGCGCCAGTGGCTCGACGCCGGCACGGTCCCGGGCGCGGGCGGGCCGTACGAGCCCATGGCGCGCGCGGCGCTGCTCGACCTGCACACCCTGCTGCTGCCGAACGGCGCGGCGGTCGCGGGCTGGTCGGAGCGGTGGCGGTACGTGTGGCCGCGCGACGCCGCGTTCGTGTCCGTCGCGCTCGCGCGCACGGGTCACACCGCGGACGCGCTCGACGTGCTGGCGTTCCTCGACGACGTGCAGGCCGCCGACGGCTCGTTCCAGGCGCGCTACCTGCCGGACGGGTCGGGCCCGCCCGACGACCGCGGCGTGCAGACGGACGGGACGGGCTGGGCGCTGTGGGCGGCGGGCCTCGTCGTCGCGGAGCTCGACGACCCGGAGCAGCGCGCGGCGGCGGCGCACCGGCTGCGCCCGCTGGTCGTCCGCTCGACGCAGCACGCGACCGCGCTCGTCGCGCGCACGGGCCTGCCGCCCGCGTCGCCGGACTACTGGGAGGTGCCGGAGCGCGCGCTGACGCTGGGCACGGTCGTGCCGCTCGTCGCGGGGCTCCAGCAGGCCGACGGGCTCCTCCGGCTCACGGGCGACGTCGCCCTCGCCGACGCCGCCGCCCGCGCCGCGACCCGCACCCAGGTGGCGACGATCCGCGAGTTCGGCGGCTCGGGGTACGCCCGGTACGCGGCGGGCGGGCACGCGGACGCGGCGACGGCGTTCCTGCTGACCCCGTTCCTGCGGATGCCGGCGCCGGGCGCGCACGACGCGTGGCTCGCGTCGGTCCCGACGATGCGTCGCCCCGCGAGCGGGCTGGCGCCGGGCGCGGGGTGGCGGGACGACGGCGTCTCGTGGACCCCGCAGACGTCGCTGTACGCGTGGGTCGCCGCGGAGAACGGCGAGCCGGGGCTCGCGCACGGGTGGCTCGACTTCCTCGACGCGCACCGCACGACGGCCGGCTCGATCCCCGAGAAGGTGCTCGGCGACGGGTCGCCGGCCGCGGTCGCGCCGCTCGCGTGGAGCGCCGCGTGCGTGCTCCTGGCACTCGACGCGCTCGACGCCGCCGCGTCGACCACGACGCCGCACACCGCGCCGCTCCCCCGCTGA
- a CDS encoding SIMPL domain-containing protein: MHETTVTVEGRFDHHHPAERGTVVLTVGFEGPDRERVVERTLREHARLADEAKRLTDPAAPAVTWWSSDRIRVWADRPWNKDGKQLPLVHHAAVRLDVKFRDLARLAAWVEDVAARDGVSVGGIEWALTEVTRTRLTADARTRAVQDAVAAATTYAHALGLADVRPLAVADPGMLGDQSRPTTDPGAAQMSRAAAAAGPAGGLDLKPEDITITARVHARFAAS; the protein is encoded by the coding sequence GTGCACGAGACGACGGTGACCGTCGAGGGACGGTTCGACCACCACCACCCGGCCGAGCGGGGGACCGTCGTGCTGACGGTCGGCTTCGAGGGCCCCGACCGCGAGCGCGTCGTCGAGCGCACCCTGCGCGAGCACGCCCGGCTGGCCGACGAGGCGAAGCGGCTCACCGACCCGGCTGCACCCGCGGTGACGTGGTGGTCGTCGGACCGCATCCGCGTGTGGGCCGACCGGCCGTGGAACAAGGACGGCAAGCAGCTGCCGCTCGTGCACCACGCCGCCGTGCGGCTCGACGTGAAGTTCCGGGACCTCGCGCGGCTGGCCGCGTGGGTCGAGGACGTCGCCGCGCGCGACGGCGTGAGCGTCGGCGGGATCGAGTGGGCGCTCACCGAGGTGACACGGACCCGGCTGACGGCCGACGCGCGCACACGCGCCGTGCAGGACGCGGTCGCCGCGGCGACGACCTACGCCCACGCCCTCGGGCTCGCGGACGTCCGCCCGCTCGCGGTCGCCGACCCCGGGATGCTCGGCGACCAGTCCCGACCCACGACCGACCCGGGTGCCGCGCAGATGTCCCGCGCCGCCGCCGCGGCCGGACCCGCGGGCGGCCTCGACCTCAAGCCGGAGGACATCACGATCACCGCCCGGGTGCACGCGCGCTTCGCCGCCTCCTGA
- a CDS encoding ATP-binding protein → MSDLVDDLTGTAVADAHDAVTGDARTAPRARVGGAAGSGSPHRDLLVAELDVVRALVTGRDAAPARGRLAAVRAGAPGPGRLDEVAAVFGLSAFERATLLLACGPELVGAVADELRERTGHASPTFGAALALLPDAHWDALAPGSPLRHWELVRPRDADAVLASALVPDERVVHHLVGVDMVDARLALLSAPVEPPDVLPPTLAAVAEDVVRRLAAGSGTVAVALRGPQPRTTRLVAAAACAAAGLRPRVLAAADLPTGTADLALLLRRAARETALAHVGWVLDLEDASPGFASTVARSLPPGSPLVVTVSTGPAAGSLDGLDVPVLRVPRLGVAERAATLHAALDRAGVPHVVPEEVAAAAGAFDLALPDVDAAAADVVAGHTVWAACRRRPRTDVGGLARVRTTRADWSRLVLPDEQLAQLRALVATVRHRATVLDAWGFAATSDRGRGTTALFAGDSGTGKTFAAEVIAHELALDLVHVDLSQVVDKYLGETEKRLARLFDAAEDGGVVLLFDEADALFGKRSEVKDAHDRYANVEVGYLLQRLEAFGGLAVLTTNARSALDVAFTRRLATVVAFPYPDRAARLRMWRQSLPVALPTSGLDLARVAEADLSGGGIAAAALQAAYLAAADGGVLTTEHLTQAVRWELGKSGRVAQRAATGTRRPA, encoded by the coding sequence GTGAGCGACCTGGTCGACGACCTGACCGGCACCGCCGTCGCGGACGCGCACGACGCGGTGACCGGGGACGCCCGCACCGCGCCCCGAGCCCGCGTGGGCGGCGCCGCCGGGAGCGGGTCACCCCACCGCGACCTGCTCGTCGCCGAGCTGGACGTCGTGCGTGCGCTCGTCACCGGCCGCGACGCGGCGCCGGCGCGCGGGCGGCTGGCGGCGGTGCGGGCGGGCGCGCCCGGACCCGGTCGGCTGGACGAGGTCGCGGCCGTGTTCGGGCTGTCGGCGTTCGAGCGCGCGACGCTGCTGCTCGCGTGCGGCCCCGAGCTGGTGGGGGCGGTCGCGGACGAGCTGCGCGAGCGCACGGGCCACGCCTCGCCGACCTTCGGTGCCGCGCTCGCGCTGCTCCCGGACGCGCACTGGGACGCCCTCGCGCCCGGGTCGCCGTTGCGGCACTGGGAGCTCGTGCGTCCCCGCGACGCGGACGCGGTCCTCGCGTCGGCCCTCGTCCCGGACGAGCGGGTCGTGCACCACCTGGTGGGGGTCGACATGGTCGACGCGCGGCTCGCGCTGCTCAGCGCCCCCGTCGAGCCGCCCGACGTCCTGCCGCCCACCCTGGCGGCGGTCGCCGAGGACGTCGTGCGGCGCCTCGCCGCGGGGTCGGGCACGGTCGCGGTGGCGCTGCGCGGGCCGCAGCCACGGACGACGCGGCTCGTCGCGGCGGCGGCGTGCGCGGCGGCGGGACTGCGGCCGCGCGTCCTGGCGGCGGCGGACCTGCCGACGGGTACGGCGGACCTGGCGCTGCTGCTGCGGCGTGCGGCGCGGGAGACCGCGCTCGCGCACGTGGGCTGGGTGCTGGACCTCGAGGACGCGTCGCCGGGGTTCGCGTCGACGGTCGCCCGCTCCCTGCCGCCGGGGTCGCCGCTCGTCGTGACCGTCTCGACGGGGCCCGCGGCGGGGTCGCTGGACGGGCTGGACGTGCCCGTGCTGCGCGTCCCGCGTCTCGGCGTCGCCGAGCGGGCCGCGACGCTGCACGCGGCGCTCGACCGGGCGGGGGTGCCGCACGTCGTGCCGGAGGAGGTCGCGGCGGCCGCGGGCGCGTTCGACCTCGCGCTGCCCGACGTCGACGCGGCGGCGGCGGACGTCGTCGCCGGGCACACGGTCTGGGCGGCGTGCCGGAGGCGGCCGCGCACGGACGTCGGCGGGCTGGCGCGGGTCCGCACGACGCGCGCCGACTGGTCGCGCCTGGTCCTGCCCGACGAGCAGCTCGCGCAGCTGCGCGCGCTCGTCGCGACCGTGCGCCACCGGGCGACGGTCCTGGACGCGTGGGGCTTCGCGGCGACCTCCGACCGCGGCCGCGGGACGACCGCCCTGTTCGCGGGCGACTCCGGGACGGGCAAGACGTTCGCCGCCGAGGTGATCGCGCACGAGCTCGCCCTCGACCTGGTGCACGTGGACCTCAGCCAGGTCGTCGACAAGTACCTCGGGGAGACGGAGAAGCGGCTCGCGCGGCTGTTCGACGCGGCGGAGGACGGCGGCGTGGTGCTGCTGTTCGACGAGGCCGACGCGCTGTTCGGCAAGCGCTCGGAGGTGAAGGACGCGCACGACCGGTACGCGAACGTCGAGGTCGGCTACCTGCTGCAGCGGCTCGAGGCGTTCGGCGGGCTGGCCGTCCTCACGACGAACGCCCGCTCGGCCCTCGACGTCGCGTTCACCCGGCGCCTCGCGACCGTCGTCGCGTTCCCGTACCCGGACCGTGCGGCGCGGCTGCGGATGTGGCGGCAGTCGCTGCCCGTCGCGCTGCCGACGTCGGGCCTCGACCTCGCCCGCGTCGCGGAGGCGGACCTGTCGGGCGGCGGGATCGCGGCGGCGGCGCTGCAGGCGGCGTACCTCGCCGCGGCCGACGGCGGTGTGCTGACCACGGAGCACCTGACGCAGGCGGTGCGGTGGGAGCTCGGCAAGAGCGGGCGGGTGGCGCAGCGCGCCGCGACGGGCACACGGCGGCCGGCATGA